The following coding sequences are from one Streptomyces sp. NBC_01232 window:
- a CDS encoding PP2C family protein-serine/threonine phosphatase — MALVAAADVTAGPGVGLLPLVSLGPAFAGLAGSWRRTATIGAAAMALCCALGLYDGLFPNRRGYTALVAVAGVTVAGVAAAVVRTRQERELASVRTIAEAAQRVLLRPVPRSAGHLRAAVSYTSAVAEARIGGDLYEVVPVPGGVRVIIGDVQGKGLEAVETAATVLGAFREAAHDEPRLSGVGARVERAVQRSLEGEGDGEKFVTALLAEITEGGDVAFLNYGHAPAMLVRPGSPAAFPEPPQHAPPLGLIWTASDSPEPYSVGFGPGDQLLLYTDGVSEARNSLGAFYPLGEQSGLLSDPDPQRALDALREDVVAYVGGPLHDDAAMLLLRCRQEDGEPPRHASASQDPVRAPSPGTSTVRLPEQRRPSDEGDDQGR; from the coding sequence ATGGCCCTCGTCGCAGCTGCCGACGTCACCGCGGGACCGGGCGTCGGCCTGCTGCCCCTCGTGTCGCTTGGGCCGGCCTTCGCCGGTCTGGCGGGCAGCTGGCGCCGTACCGCCACCATCGGGGCCGCGGCGATGGCCCTCTGCTGCGCGCTCGGGCTCTACGACGGTCTGTTCCCGAACCGCCGCGGGTACACCGCCCTGGTAGCGGTGGCAGGGGTGACCGTCGCCGGGGTTGCCGCCGCGGTGGTGCGCACCCGCCAGGAACGAGAGCTGGCAAGCGTCCGTACGATCGCGGAGGCCGCGCAGCGGGTTCTGCTGAGACCGGTGCCGCGCAGCGCCGGGCACCTGCGCGCCGCGGTCTCCTACACCTCGGCCGTCGCCGAGGCACGGATCGGCGGGGACCTCTACGAGGTCGTACCAGTGCCCGGAGGCGTGCGGGTGATCATCGGGGATGTCCAGGGCAAGGGTCTGGAGGCAGTCGAGACGGCCGCCACCGTGCTCGGCGCCTTCCGGGAAGCCGCACACGACGAACCCCGACTGAGCGGCGTAGGCGCCAGGGTGGAGCGTGCCGTCCAGCGCTCCCTGGAGGGCGAAGGGGACGGCGAGAAGTTCGTCACGGCCTTGCTGGCCGAAATCACGGAAGGGGGCGATGTCGCGTTCCTCAACTATGGTCACGCGCCCGCCATGCTCGTCCGGCCGGGGAGCCCCGCAGCCTTTCCGGAGCCCCCTCAGCACGCCCCACCGCTGGGCCTGATCTGGACCGCCTCCGACTCCCCCGAGCCCTACAGCGTCGGTTTCGGCCCCGGAGACCAGCTGCTCCTCTACACGGACGGCGTCTCGGAGGCCAGGAATTCCCTTGGCGCCTTCTACCCCTTGGGGGAGCAGAGCGGCCTGCTGTCGGACCCCGACCCCCAGCGCGCGCTTGATGCGCTGCGCGAGGATGTGGTGGCGTATGTCGGTGGACCTCTGCACGACGACGCGGCGATGCTGCTGCTGCGCTGCCGGCAGGAAGACGGCGAACCGCCGCGCCATGCGAGCGCGTCACAGGACCCAGTCCGAGCACCCTCGCCAGGGACGTCAACGGTGCGCCTGCCCGAGCAGCGCCGTCCCAGCGACGAAGGCGACGATCAGGGCAGGTGA
- a CDS encoding PucR family transcriptional regulator encodes MAEAAAPTEHVVGCAEILLDACATGRRLTRDELESRRAQGARAADAGLALRGLIRDHLAAAREVHPRLPSGSVGPLLAAVEQAVDAFAEGYERAQHQAVRQEEAARREFVDDLLYGRSDLGRLAERAERFGLRLSQAHAVAVAEGSEPYGDGYPVARGIEETVLARFGNRQILLTTKDGRLICVAPGDQPDVLAYFAKQAYAATDGGRVAISRSHSGAGGVVHAYEEALNALDLAERMGLEGPVLHSADLLVYPVLTRDRQAMAELVESVLGPLRQARGGAQPLLDTLTAYFDSGCVATEAARRLSLSVRALTYRLERIHTLTAADPADPHNRYTLQTAVIGARLLGWPDTVA; translated from the coding sequence ATGGCCGAGGCGGCAGCGCCAACAGAGCACGTGGTGGGGTGCGCTGAGATTCTGCTCGACGCCTGCGCCACGGGGCGTCGGCTCACCCGCGACGAGTTGGAGTCACGGAGGGCTCAGGGTGCCCGGGCGGCGGACGCGGGACTGGCGCTGCGTGGCCTGATTCGGGACCATCTGGCGGCAGCGCGGGAGGTGCATCCGCGGTTGCCGTCCGGGTCGGTGGGTCCGCTGCTGGCCGCCGTCGAACAGGCGGTGGATGCTTTCGCCGAGGGGTACGAGAGGGCGCAGCACCAGGCGGTGCGGCAGGAGGAGGCCGCGCGCCGGGAGTTCGTCGACGACCTGCTGTACGGTCGCAGTGACCTGGGCCGGCTGGCGGAGCGGGCCGAGCGGTTCGGGCTGCGGCTTTCGCAGGCCCACGCGGTGGCGGTCGCCGAGGGGTCCGAGCCGTACGGCGACGGCTACCCCGTGGCCCGCGGGATCGAGGAGACCGTCCTGGCCCGGTTCGGCAACCGGCAGATCCTTCTGACCACGAAGGACGGCAGGCTGATTTGCGTGGCTCCCGGTGACCAGCCGGACGTCCTGGCCTATTTCGCCAAGCAGGCGTACGCGGCCACGGACGGCGGACGCGTCGCGATAAGCCGGTCACACTCCGGTGCGGGCGGCGTCGTGCACGCGTACGAGGAGGCGCTCAACGCTCTCGATCTCGCGGAGCGGATGGGTCTGGAGGGGCCAGTGCTGCACTCGGCCGACCTGCTGGTCTATCCGGTCCTGACCCGGGACCGGCAGGCCATGGCCGAACTGGTGGAGAGTGTCCTCGGCCCGCTGCGGCAGGCCCGGGGCGGTGCCCAGCCGCTCTTGGACACGCTCACCGCGTACTTCGACAGCGGCTGCGTGGCGACCGAGGCGGCGCGGCGGCTTTCGCTGAGCGTGCGCGCGCTCACCTACCGGTTGGAGCGCATCCACACCCTCACCGCAGCCGACCCGGCGGATCCGCACAACCGCTACACCCTGCAGACCGCGGTGATCGGCGCTCGCCTACTGGGCTGGCCGGATACGGTGGCGTGA
- a CDS encoding chloride channel protein produces MVRGAAYGEGQHLLPGTAGNAGAYALVGMGAVFAGASRAPITAVVILFELTGEYSITCR; encoded by the coding sequence ATGGTTAGAGGTGCGGCATACGGCGAGGGTCAACACCTGCTCCCAGGGACCGCGGGGAACGCCGGGGCCTACGCGCTGGTGGGGATGGGGGCCGTGTTCGCGGGCGCTTCCCGCGCCCCCATCACGGCCGTGGTGATCCTCTTCGAGCTCACGGGTGAGTACTCGATCACCTGCCGCTGA
- a CDS encoding CBS domain-containing protein, translated as MDSEGGFRGALTAQAVAELLAEAPDDAKGARKTAAELAERPHPLTSDMSLGTALHLLVSSSGTGLPVFDTEDGHLVGWLTRQSAQRALHPDSPSGAGPGRHGGEPKR; from the coding sequence GTGGATTCCGAAGGCGGATTCCGCGGGGCCTTGACGGCTCAGGCCGTCGCCGAGCTGCTCGCCGAAGCCCCCGACGACGCGAAGGGTGCACGGAAGACCGCTGCGGAGCTGGCAGAGCGACCGCACCCCCTCACATCGGACATGAGCCTGGGGACGGCTCTCCACCTCCTCGTCTCTTCTTCGGGAACGGGCCTTCCGGTCTTCGACACCGAAGACGGGCACCTGGTCGGGTGGCTCACCCGTCAGAGCGCCCAGCGGGCTCTCCACCCCGATTCGCCGAGCGGGGCGGGGCCGGGTAGGCACGGGGGAGAGCCCAAGCGGTAG
- a CDS encoding TetR/AcrR family transcriptional regulator has product MSTSPTPAPGLRERKKAQTRRTIQEQALRLFLDQGYQNTTVEEISAAAGVSHMTFFRHFPTKEAVVESDDYDPLIARLIEERPPHEDSLTAVCNALSQGLETVYATGKDALLIRTRLIFETPALRARTWDNQYATQRLFAEALRSRNPAESDLSTRVVAAAALGAVTTALAAWVQSDGALDLPALADEAFRALRPS; this is encoded by the coding sequence ATGAGTACGTCCCCCACGCCGGCTCCCGGACTGCGTGAACGGAAGAAGGCGCAGACCCGCCGGACGATCCAGGAACAGGCGCTGCGCCTGTTCCTGGACCAGGGCTACCAGAACACCACCGTCGAGGAGATCTCGGCCGCGGCCGGAGTCTCCCACATGACGTTCTTCCGGCACTTCCCCACCAAGGAAGCCGTCGTGGAGTCCGACGACTACGACCCGCTGATCGCCCGGCTCATCGAGGAGCGACCGCCTCACGAGGACAGCCTCACCGCCGTCTGCAACGCCCTCAGCCAGGGCCTGGAGACGGTGTACGCCACTGGCAAGGACGCCCTGCTCATCCGCACCAGGCTCATCTTCGAGACACCGGCCCTGCGCGCCCGTACCTGGGACAACCAGTACGCCACGCAGCGGCTGTTCGCCGAGGCTCTCAGGTCACGCAACCCCGCCGAGAGCGACCTCTCCACCCGGGTCGTGGCGGCGGCCGCCCTCGGCGCCGTGACAACGGCCCTCGCCGCCTGGGTCCAAAGCGATGGCGCCCTCGACCTCCCCGCCCTGGCCGACGAGGCGTTCCGTGCCTTGCGCCCATCCTGA
- a CDS encoding MarR family winged helix-turn-helix transcriptional regulator: MTELPHADASPPRVDDAADVDDVTRALLTASRLLVAVSARSLAAAEDKVTLAQFRMLVVLATRGAAKLVVLAEALGVNPSTAMRMVDRLIAAGLADRRPNPENRRETILTVTPGGLRLVEEVTARRREEIAAIAARIDHGQRAALVDALTAFNAAGGEPTVRDGDGSLFPLGWSEPVQRRSDG, translated from the coding sequence ATGACCGAACTACCGCACGCCGATGCGTCCCCACCGCGTGTGGATGACGCGGCCGACGTCGACGACGTGACCCGCGCCCTCCTGACGGCCTCCCGGCTCCTCGTGGCAGTCTCCGCCCGCTCGCTCGCGGCGGCCGAGGACAAGGTCACGCTCGCGCAGTTCCGCATGCTGGTGGTGCTGGCCACCCGGGGCGCGGCGAAGCTGGTGGTGCTCGCCGAAGCCCTGGGGGTCAACCCCTCGACGGCGATGCGCATGGTCGACCGCCTGATCGCGGCTGGACTGGCCGACAGGCGGCCCAACCCCGAGAACCGCCGCGAGACGATACTGACAGTGACGCCGGGCGGTCTGCGGCTGGTGGAAGAGGTCACGGCCCGGCGCAGGGAAGAGATCGCGGCCATCGCCGCCCGCATCGATCATGGCCAGCGAGCCGCCCTGGTCGACGCGCTCACCGCGTTCAACGCCGCCGGCGGGGAGCCCACCGTACGCGATGGGGATGGCTCGCTCTTTCCTCTGGGGTGGAGCGAACCGGTGCAGCGCCGGAGCGACGGGTAG
- a CDS encoding FAD-dependent monooxygenase, protein MPTMTVVIAGAGPTGLATACGLRAAGVCVRVLDKAPGPAPTSRALGLQPRGAEVLDRLGALGDLPERSVRIAHVTTYVDGRPLARLPVGQPTKLVTRPGLLMSQAEVEARLRDRLAELGVEVEWGRELLGVRQGSDRVVLRLGDAEERADWLVGCDGAHSRVRKAAGIGFPGVPVVERFLLADVTARLPIPRDTVAVWLRGDAMLGAFPLPGENVWRLMAPAAAGSAADPMETLTKLLLHEAGIPGTAVREVLWTSTFRIHRRLASSYRQGRILLAGDAAHIHSPFGGQGMNTGLGDAENLAWKLALVASGRSGDGLLDTYEAERKPIAREVLASTTAMTGVVLGQTTWARALRDHVFVPLLNRPAVQRRLWEKSSQLTLTYRKGPLGTGRQRPGSAPRPGDRVPDLACTRQDGTPTRLYEELRTGWALLTPRAAPAAQGAVALRHLGVGGLTALTLPGSRQHSLLVRPDAHLAWHGTSPAALDRALARILGNGTMQ, encoded by the coding sequence ATGCCCACGATGACCGTTGTGATCGCCGGTGCCGGGCCGACCGGACTGGCGACGGCCTGCGGACTACGCGCGGCGGGAGTCTGCGTCCGGGTGCTGGACAAGGCGCCTGGACCGGCTCCGACCTCGCGGGCCCTGGGCCTTCAGCCTCGCGGGGCAGAGGTGCTCGACCGTCTCGGGGCGCTTGGCGACCTGCCCGAGCGGTCGGTGCGCATCGCCCACGTCACCACGTACGTGGACGGCAGGCCCCTGGCCAGACTCCCCGTGGGACAGCCCACGAAGCTGGTGACCAGGCCCGGCCTGCTCATGTCCCAGGCCGAGGTCGAGGCCCGGCTCCGGGACCGCCTGGCCGAACTCGGTGTCGAAGTCGAATGGGGCCGCGAGCTGCTGGGGGTGCGCCAAGGCTCGGACCGGGTCGTCCTCCGCCTTGGCGACGCTGAGGAGCGGGCCGACTGGCTGGTGGGGTGCGACGGCGCGCACAGCCGCGTACGCAAGGCCGCCGGGATCGGTTTCCCCGGCGTGCCCGTCGTCGAACGCTTCCTGCTGGCCGATGTCACGGCACGTCTGCCGATCCCCAGGGACACGGTCGCGGTCTGGCTGCGCGGAGACGCGATGCTGGGGGCGTTTCCGCTTCCGGGGGAGAACGTGTGGCGCCTGATGGCGCCCGCAGCGGCCGGATCCGCCGCGGACCCGATGGAGACGCTGACGAAGCTGCTCCTGCACGAGGCCGGCATTCCCGGCACCGCCGTGCGCGAGGTCCTCTGGACCTCCACGTTCCGGATTCACCGGCGCCTCGCCTCGTCATACCGCCAGGGCAGGATCCTGCTCGCCGGCGACGCCGCGCACATCCACAGCCCCTTCGGCGGCCAGGGCATGAACACCGGCCTCGGCGATGCGGAGAACCTGGCCTGGAAGCTTGCCCTGGTCGCCTCAGGGCGGTCCGGCGACGGCCTGCTCGACACATACGAGGCCGAACGCAAGCCCATCGCACGCGAGGTACTCGCATCCACGACCGCCATGACCGGCGTGGTCCTCGGACAGACCACGTGGGCGCGGGCCTTGCGTGATCACGTCTTCGTCCCCCTGCTCAACCGGCCCGCAGTCCAACGCCGGCTCTGGGAGAAGTCCTCCCAGCTGACCCTGACCTACCGCAAAGGCCCGCTCGGTACCGGCCGTCAGCGCCCCGGCTCCGCCCCGCGCCCGGGCGACCGCGTACCCGACCTCGCCTGCACCCGCCAGGACGGCACACCCACCCGCCTGTACGAGGAACTGCGCACGGGCTGGGCCCTGCTCACGCCCAGAGCGGCACCCGCGGCCCAGGGAGCCGTCGCCCTGCGGCACCTCGGCGTCGGCGGCCTGACCGCGCTCACCCTGCCGGGAAGCCGACAGCACAGCCTGCTGGTACGACCGGACGCCCACCTGGCCTGGCACGGAACATCGCCGGCCGCCCTGGACAGGGCACTGGCACGCATACTCGGGAACGGCACAATGCAGTGA
- a CDS encoding molybdopterin-dependent oxidoreductase, whose amino-acid sequence MARPGKAVRSPARAGPPPGPARPEFWRSPLRGPRLTSLFGLVLLFGITVLFVTGLLSYAAYNPDLAAVNDQTPNKGWLGFYLFSWPTSPYWLYRLTQGVHVTLGIVLVPVLLAKLWSVIPKLFEWPPIRSISHALDRLSLLLLVGGAGFEFVTGILNIQLHYIFPGSFYTLHFYGAWVFIGAFVVHVAFRLPRALRAVRPRRGEPAAGSEEAFGLVAPRPAAPTISRRGAMAMVGLGSVALLVVTAGQSIGGWWRRTALLAPHGRDPGSGPNGFQINKTAASVGIRPSDVGPAWRLTVRGPGRQVDLTYEQLLAMTQHESALPIACVEGWSTTDQRWGGVRLTDLAALVGLGVNTPEVLVESVQRGGSFRSAVLSDHQVRDSRSLLAVRVNGAILSADHGYPARAIVAGAPGVHNTKWVTRLTFGEPA is encoded by the coding sequence CTGGCGCGGCCGGGCAAGGCCGTACGTTCGCCTGCGCGGGCGGGGCCGCCCCCGGGGCCGGCCCGTCCGGAGTTCTGGCGCAGCCCGCTGCGCGGTCCGCGGCTGACCTCGCTCTTCGGGCTGGTCCTGTTGTTCGGGATCACGGTGCTCTTCGTGACGGGCCTGCTGTCGTACGCGGCGTACAACCCCGATCTCGCGGCGGTCAACGACCAGACACCGAACAAGGGGTGGCTCGGCTTCTACCTGTTCTCGTGGCCGACTTCCCCGTACTGGCTCTACCGGCTCACCCAGGGCGTCCACGTGACGCTGGGCATCGTCCTCGTGCCCGTCCTGCTGGCGAAGCTGTGGTCGGTCATCCCGAAGCTGTTCGAGTGGCCACCGATCCGCTCGATCAGCCACGCACTCGACCGCCTGTCGCTGCTCCTGCTGGTCGGCGGCGCCGGCTTCGAGTTCGTCACCGGCATCCTCAACATCCAGCTCCACTACATCTTCCCCGGCTCCTTCTACACCCTGCACTTCTACGGGGCCTGGGTCTTCATCGGCGCCTTCGTCGTCCACGTGGCCTTCCGGCTGCCCAGAGCCCTGCGGGCCGTACGGCCGCGACGCGGGGAACCTGCGGCGGGTAGCGAGGAAGCGTTCGGGCTGGTCGCGCCGAGACCCGCGGCGCCGACCATCTCCCGCCGGGGCGCCATGGCCATGGTGGGGCTCGGTTCGGTGGCGCTGCTGGTGGTCACGGCGGGGCAGAGCATCGGCGGATGGTGGCGGCGGACCGCGCTGCTGGCCCCTCACGGCCGGGACCCGGGTTCGGGCCCGAACGGGTTCCAGATCAACAAGACCGCTGCCTCGGTCGGCATCCGGCCCAGCGACGTCGGCCCCGCGTGGCGGCTGACCGTACGCGGCCCGGGGCGTCAGGTCGACCTGACGTACGAGCAGCTCCTCGCGATGACCCAGCACGAGTCGGCCCTGCCCATCGCCTGCGTGGAGGGCTGGTCCACCACCGACCAGCGGTGGGGCGGGGTCCGGCTCACCGATCTGGCCGCACTCGTCGGGCTGGGTGTGAACACGCCCGAGGTCCTCGTCGAGTCGGTGCAGCGTGGCGGCTCGTTCCGCTCGGCCGTGCTCAGCGACCACCAGGTCCGTGACAGCCGCTCGTTGCTGGCCGTCCGCGTCAACGGGGCGATCCTCTCCGCCGACCACGGCTACCCGGCGCGGGCCATCGTTGCGGGGGCTCCGGGGGTCCACAACACCAAATGGGTCACCCGCCTCACCTTCGGAGAGCCCGCATGA
- the ectA gene encoding diaminobutyrate acetyltransferase: MRIDRPRPGDGPLLWRLARDSGTLDLNSAYSYLLWCRDFAGTSAVARDPSGRTVGFVSGYLRPEAPGTLLVWQIAVDESIRGLGVAGTLLDSLTTRVAAEHGLDHLEATVSPGNRASERLFASYAERHGATLTREVLFRTDEFPESGHDAEVLHRIGPLHF, encoded by the coding sequence ATGCGCATCGACCGCCCCCGCCCCGGGGACGGCCCACTGCTCTGGCGCCTCGCGCGCGATTCCGGGACGCTCGACCTCAACTCGGCGTACAGCTATCTCCTCTGGTGCCGTGACTTCGCCGGCACGTCCGCCGTGGCCCGTGACCCCTCCGGGCGAACCGTCGGGTTCGTCAGCGGGTACCTCCGGCCCGAAGCTCCCGGAACACTGCTCGTCTGGCAGATCGCCGTCGACGAATCCATCCGCGGCCTGGGAGTCGCGGGGACGCTGCTCGACAGCCTCACCACCCGCGTGGCGGCGGAACACGGACTGGACCACCTGGAAGCCACCGTCTCGCCCGGGAACCGTGCTTCGGAGCGGCTGTTCGCCTCGTACGCCGAACGGCACGGCGCCACTCTCACACGCGAAGTGCTCTTCAGGACGGACGAGTTCCCCGAGAGCGGGCACGACGCCGAGGTCCTCCACCGCATCGGGCCGCTCCACTTCTGA
- a CDS encoding DUF4142 domain-containing protein: MAATHLPFLRIIAKSIRLPRAKVSVAVPKTSGRHSAGAGTGEPSCTPGGMMKSHARSTRPPSRRRRGRLTAAAVAFVAVIATATAWLALKNSSADESVSANLPTAASGLTAPQAASTDAVTELDKTFLTKVRQAGLWEIPAGRLAQTNASSEAIKRAGLHLLEGHSKLDQLVREDSQALQVPIPDLATAEQQAWVDQLRKARGSDFDQLFVDLLRASHGKVFITIGEVRASTKNSVVRRLAAQANTTVQDHMDVLEDTGLVTDAILDDVASTIPK, encoded by the coding sequence GTGGCCGCCACCCACCTCCCATTTTTGCGCATCATCGCCAAATCAATTCGTTTGCCTAGAGCAAAGGTTAGCGTGGCCGTGCCCAAAACTTCCGGGCGCCACAGCGCCGGTGCCGGCACCGGCGAACCGTCGTGCACTCCAGGAGGCATGATGAAATCTCATGCACGCAGCACCCGCCCCCCGTCCCGTCGTCGCCGTGGCCGCCTGACAGCCGCGGCAGTCGCCTTCGTGGCGGTCATCGCCACTGCAACCGCATGGCTCGCGCTCAAGAACAGCTCAGCCGACGAGTCGGTCTCCGCTAACCTCCCAACGGCGGCCTCCGGTCTGACAGCGCCTCAGGCGGCCAGCACCGACGCAGTCACCGAACTGGACAAAACCTTCCTCACCAAAGTCCGACAGGCCGGACTGTGGGAGATACCGGCCGGCCGCCTCGCCCAGACCAACGCATCGAGCGAAGCGATCAAACGGGCCGGCTTGCATTTGCTCGAGGGACACAGCAAGCTCGACCAACTGGTTCGCGAGGACTCCCAGGCACTCCAAGTGCCCATCCCCGACCTGGCGACAGCCGAACAGCAGGCTTGGGTTGACCAGTTGCGAAAAGCCCGAGGCAGCGACTTCGACCAACTCTTCGTGGACCTGCTCCGGGCTTCCCACGGCAAGGTGTTCATTACCATCGGCGAGGTCCGCGCATCCACCAAAAACTCCGTGGTACGACGGCTCGCAGCCCAAGCCAACACCACCGTCCAGGACCACATGGATGTACTGGAGGACACCGGCCTCGTCACTGACGCCATCTTGGACGATGTCGCCTCCACCATTCCCAAGTAA
- the ectB gene encoding diaminobutyrate--2-oxoglutarate transaminase, protein MTMTEPVLSVFETVESEVRSYCRAWPVVFERATGSRLYDEHGHSYLDFFAGAGSLNYGHNNPVLKRALLDYLERDGITHALDMSTTAKRTFLETFRSTVLEPRALPYKVMFPGPTGTNAVEAALKLARKAKGREAVVSFTNAFHGMSLGSLAVTGNAFKRAGAGIPLVHSTPMPFDQYLGSQTPDFLWFERLLEDQGSGLNHPAAVIVETIQGEGGINVARAEWLRALADLCRRRDMLLIVDDVQMGCGRTGDFFSFEEAGITPDIVTLSKSISGYGLPMALCLFKPELDLWEPGEHNGTFRGNNPAFVTATAALETHWGDGVLRERTLVQGGHVESALRELCAEHGRLGATYRGRGMVWGIEFTHTERAAAVCRRAFEHGLLIETSGPEGEVVKLLPPLTITTDELDEGLDILARSVRDTA, encoded by the coding sequence TTGACCATGACCGAGCCGGTCCTGTCCGTCTTCGAGACCGTGGAGTCCGAGGTGCGCAGCTACTGCCGCGCCTGGCCCGTCGTCTTCGAGCGCGCCACGGGAAGCCGGCTGTACGACGAACACGGCCACAGCTACCTGGACTTCTTCGCGGGCGCCGGATCCCTGAACTACGGCCACAACAACCCCGTCCTCAAGCGGGCCCTCCTCGACTACCTCGAGCGGGACGGCATCACCCACGCCCTGGACATGTCGACGACCGCCAAGCGAACCTTCCTGGAGACCTTCCGGTCCACCGTCCTGGAACCGCGCGCCCTCCCCTACAAAGTCATGTTCCCGGGGCCCACCGGCACCAACGCCGTCGAGGCCGCCCTGAAGCTGGCCCGCAAGGCCAAGGGCCGCGAGGCCGTCGTGTCCTTCACCAACGCCTTCCACGGCATGTCGCTCGGCTCTCTCGCCGTCACGGGCAACGCCTTCAAACGGGCCGGCGCCGGCATTCCCCTGGTCCACAGCACTCCCATGCCCTTCGACCAGTACCTCGGCAGCCAAACCCCCGACTTCCTCTGGTTCGAGCGCCTGCTGGAGGACCAGGGCTCCGGCCTCAACCACCCGGCGGCGGTCATCGTCGAGACGATCCAGGGCGAGGGGGGCATCAACGTGGCCCGGGCGGAATGGCTCCGCGCCCTCGCGGATCTGTGCAGGCGCCGCGACATGCTCCTGATCGTCGACGACGTCCAGATGGGCTGCGGCCGGACCGGCGACTTCTTCTCATTCGAGGAGGCGGGCATCACGCCCGACATCGTCACGCTGTCCAAGTCGATCAGCGGGTACGGACTGCCCATGGCACTGTGCCTGTTCAAGCCCGAACTCGACCTGTGGGAGCCCGGCGAGCACAACGGCACCTTCCGCGGCAACAACCCGGCCTTCGTCACCGCGACCGCGGCCCTGGAGACGCACTGGGGCGACGGAGTCCTGCGCGAGCGAACCCTCGTCCAAGGCGGCCACGTCGAAAGCGCGCTGCGCGAACTGTGTGCCGAACACGGTCGGCTGGGGGCGACCTACCGCGGTCGCGGAATGGTGTGGGGCATCGAGTTCACCCACACGGAACGCGCCGCGGCAGTGTGCCGCAGGGCCTTCGAGCACGGTCTCCTCATCGAGACCTCGGGCCCCGAGGGCGAGGTGGTGAAGCTGCTCCCGCCCCTCACCATCACCACCGACGAACTCGACGAGGGCCTG
- a CDS encoding class I SAM-dependent methyltransferase has protein sequence MTAHEHRAWSSGSYARALQTPQRALSLCDAQGWCLSLDLERWSAQADAGDATVLQRCVGRVLDIGCGAGRLVEALAGRGHHVLGIDVCPSAVITTVRRGGSALSRSVFEPLPDEGRWGTALLIDGNIGIGGDPQRLLRRVRDLVREEGILLVETAAGDVDERRRVRIHAGSRPVSSVFPWATVGTAALSRHAASSGWAEAERWKSSGGRHFVALRACR, from the coding sequence ATGACCGCTCACGAACACCGCGCCTGGAGCAGCGGCTCCTACGCGCGGGCGCTCCAGACTCCGCAGCGAGCCCTGTCCCTGTGCGACGCGCAGGGCTGGTGCCTCTCACTGGACCTGGAGCGGTGGTCCGCCCAGGCGGATGCGGGCGACGCCACGGTGCTGCAGCGCTGCGTCGGCCGGGTGCTGGACATCGGGTGCGGTGCTGGCCGGCTGGTCGAGGCACTGGCGGGACGGGGTCACCACGTCCTCGGCATCGATGTCTGTCCATCCGCCGTGATCACGACCGTGCGCCGGGGTGGCTCCGCCCTGAGCCGGTCAGTCTTCGAACCCCTCCCCGACGAGGGCCGGTGGGGGACGGCGCTGCTGATCGACGGGAACATCGGTATCGGCGGTGACCCGCAGCGGCTGCTGCGCCGGGTCCGGGACCTTGTGCGCGAGGAAGGCATCCTCCTGGTGGAGACCGCTGCCGGGGACGTGGACGAACGTCGCCGCGTCCGCATTCATGCAGGAAGCCGGCCCGTGAGCAGCGTCTTCCCGTGGGCCACGGTCGGCACTGCGGCGCTGAGCCGACACGCTGCCTCTTCGGGATGGGCCGAGGCCGAGCGCTGGAAGAGTTCCGGAGGCCGTCACTTCGTCGCGCTGCGCGCCTGCCGTTGA
- a CDS encoding nitroreductase family deazaflavin-dependent oxidoreductase — translation MARRRSRPEPPTGWRRVVARLPIAFYRIGLGPVFGKRMLILQHTGRLSGQTREVCLEVVAHDGLRGSWTVASGFGTAAQWYRNLRHIPKVTIQVGRTFYPVNAHFLTAEEGADVMAAYAARHPRAARALCRYLGLDNPADGTDLFREAGRRIPFVRLDEVPPRCWR, via the coding sequence ATGGCGCGCCGCCGTTCCCGCCCCGAGCCACCCACAGGCTGGCGCCGCGTCGTCGCCCGGCTCCCGATCGCCTTCTACCGGATCGGCCTCGGCCCGGTTTTCGGCAAAAGGATGCTCATCCTCCAGCACACAGGACGGCTGTCCGGCCAGACCCGCGAGGTGTGCCTGGAAGTGGTGGCCCACGATGGGCTCCGGGGAAGCTGGACGGTGGCCTCGGGGTTCGGGACCGCCGCGCAGTGGTACCGGAACCTGCGCCACATCCCCAAGGTGACCATCCAGGTCGGGCGGACGTTCTACCCAGTCAATGCCCACTTCCTGACCGCAGAGGAAGGTGCCGACGTGATGGCCGCATACGCCGCCCGGCACCCGCGAGCCGCACGCGCACTATGCCGCTACCTCGGCCTGGACAATCCGGCGGACGGAACGGACCTCTTCCGGGAAGCCGGACGCAGGATCCCGTTCGTGCGTCTGGACGAGGTGCCGCCCCGCTGCTGGCGCTGA